The segment GATTTCCAAAATTTTCAgacaggagagagagagagagagagagagagagagagagagagagagagagagagagagagagacggacGACCCTATCTGCACCATCTGTTTTTCTCCCCCCTCAATACTCTAAAgctgaaactttttttttgtttctctgttctCAAATAAAGAAAGTTATAATCTTTCATATGGATTTGTTCTGTTCTAATCTTTTGTCCATTTGATCCACTTGAGTATTAAGACTAATCAAGATTTACTTTTGGTCTCTCCACCTTTTGTTTTGTCTCTCTTTGATTTTCCCgggaaaaatccaaaaaaaaaaacttccgaCTTTCTGATCGCCTCCTTATCAATCCTTTAAACCATAAACGACCCATTGTTCCTAGCCTGATTTGGCGCAAACCCTTTTGTTTTAATCCTGGATTCtggttagaaaaaaaaagaacaatgaCGACAATGGAAGCGGTGATGGAGATAAGTATGGTGGATGATATCATAAGAAGACTATTAGAAGGCAAAGGAGGCAAACAGGTCCAGCTCTCAGAGATCGAGATCCGTCAACTCTGCGTTAACGCCAGACAAATCTTCCTTTCTCAGCCTAATCTCCTCGACCTCCATGCCCCCATTCGCATCTGCGGTACCCTCTCTTCAACAGATCATTATGTCTTTCTgcattttcttatttattatattattacaaagtatgagaaatattacaaatatgttGTGATCAGGTGATATTCATGGACAATACCAAGACCTTTTGAGACTATTCGAATACGGAGGCTACCCACCTTCAGCACATTATCTCTTCCTTGGAGACTACGTCGACAGAGGCAAGCAAAGCCTCGAAACAATCTGCCTCCTCTTGGCTTACAAGATCCGTTACCCTTCCAAGATCTTCCTCTTGAGAGGCAACCACGAAGACGCTAAGATAAACAGAATCTACGGCTTCTACGACGAATGTAAACGGAGATTCAACGTTAGGCTCTGGAAGATATTCACCGACTGCTTCAACTGTTTGCCTGTAGCTGCTCTCATCGACGACAAGATCTTGTGTATGCACGGAGGGTTGTCTCCGGAGCTGGAGAATTTGGAGCAGATTAGGGAGATTGAGAGACCAACTGAGATTCCGGACAACGGTCTTctttgtgatttgctttggtCTGATCCTGATCAGAAGAGTGAAGGTTGGTCTGATAGTGATAGAGGTATTTCGTTCACGTTTGGAGCTGATGTGGTTGCTGAGTTCTTGGATAAGAATGATCTTGACCTCATTTGCCGTGGCCATCAGGTAGGCTCAGAACCAAGTCTGTGACATTGGTTGAAGATACCTTTGTGATTTGACTTCGGTTTGTTTACAGGTAGTGGAAGATGGGTATGAGTTTTTTGCTAAAAGGAGATTAGTAACTATATTCTCTGCTCCAAACTATGGGGGAGAGTTTGACAATGCAGGTGCATTGTTGAGCGTTGACCAATCTCTTGTTTGCTCTTTTGAGATTCTGAAACCTGCTCCATCTTCAAGCAGTAATCCTCTCAAGAAGGTTTGTTTTCACCAGACCAAGAAGGCCCTTCTTCTGATACTATATGATTGGTATAGCTTAACACATGGCTTTCTTGCGTTTTATCAGGTACCAAAAATGGGCAAGTCATGAAGCTCAAGTGAAGCTTGTTTCCTTAGAGATTTGGTTTCACGAGCTCAAGCTAGGCTATATATTGCATTACTTCAGATGTAGGTAAAACTGCAATGAAGAAGAGAAACTCAAAAACTAGTTTACTTAGTCAtcaaagaagaacaaaagagagagagagagagagagacagaagaCAAAAGCTGTAATCCAAATATTCTCTGTGTGAGTAGTTGCAGACACTTCTCTTCTCTGCTTCTTGAAATTTTCATCTCCTTTTGGTTTGTTTTCTTGTTCTCAAGTTTATTCATTTAAGTTATAGAGTGGCCTCTCCTCTTTTGCTTTTCTTATTTACTTGTATCATTGAAAACATCCCACAAACTTTAAATCACCCAAGATGTTATGTTCTGCCTGGAGATGGTAACTTAACTTCTCTTCAGCAGAATGTTATGTTGTCCAATGTAAACACTaacatatttttcaattatacGATCCTTAGAAAAATACTTTGTTATCAAACTCTCTAAAACAAGAGTTAACTTCAACCAAAACTAGATAAGATCTGTCACAAAAAAAGAACGGAGATAAATTGTACTGAAGAGCAAAGAGCAGCAGAAAACAAAACaaccagaaacaagaagaaggtACGAGTATAGTAGCTCTTCtagtcttcttcctctccctcgTTCTCAGCAATGTTGAAGTACCTCAACTCATAGAGGTTACGGTCCTTGTTGGCCGCAATCACTCTAAGCCAATCCCTCACATTGTGCTTCTTCAAGTACTTCTTCGTCAAGTACTTGAGGTACCTGAAGAGAAACAAAGAGATGAATTGCTTATACTCAAAACACTCGTTGCTACTTATAAATCACTAGAGGAATGTGGTGTTGAGTGGTACCTCTTGGAGAATTGGCCATCAGAGGTGACAGTGATCTTGTTCTTCTCACGGGTGATCGTAACCGAATCACCGAGCGCACCAGCTTTGCCACCGACTTTGATCCTCTCCTGAAGGAACTTTTCAAGGGAAGCAATCTCCATGATCTTGTCATCGACGGGCTTCGAGCAGTCAATGGAGAAGGACACTCCCTTCTTCTTCCCCTTGGCAACTGCTGCACCTCCACGACTCATTTTTTTAAATCCTTTTCCTGTACAAATCCAAAAACAGAACATAAGAGTGTTTATAAACCAGACATACAAGCCTAAGACATATATGTCTGGAGACAGACAAGGTGTTTTCGAAACATGTAATGAATCTTATCTGTTTTACATTTGAATTCTAAATGCCATTTCCAAAACCTGTGAGATCTGATGAGAATCGAAACTTGTTTCTAATCTAACTTTAACAACTACACTCTTAAATAGAGTGAACAATAGCTCAATCGAGAGGAAGGTGGAACTATAAACTCGTGCATCTATTCGCGAGATGATTCTTATGAAATCTAATATAAGACACTGAAGAGTTTTCTATcggatagagagagagatcgtAAAAGCGTACCTTGAAGACGAGCGGCGTCTTTTAGCTCTTGGACGAGAGAGGAGGAGACGAGAAACAAATGTGGCTAGGGTTTTTGCTCATTTAAAGTGCTTCTTATAACcctaatttttatttctataaataacACAACTTCCctctaatatttttagaaatctCCAAATCAACCCCAAACTTTTATAATTGAACCAAAAgcccattattattttttgtaactagtGTGATTTATCTTCTAATCACCAACAAAATGCAAATGCTAGTGTAGTAGTTCAGTTTAATCACTGATTTGTTTTCCGTATATATCTATTATCTCGTTTGCGATATGTAAATATGTAACACATATTCAACACACAAAATAATCCCTCTGAAAGTTCAAGGGGGTTTACCTCATTGTTGGAAGTAATAACACCAAGAAGTAAGGAGCAAGGAAGAAGTTGAGTTATGGAGCGAGTCTTGCGGCACGAGTTGGTTTCAAGTAGTGATCAATAAGACCTGTTGTTTCGGTCAAAGTAGTTGTAGCAGTACTCTGTTTTAGTTGCAGTTATTTAGGAGTCTAGTTGCTTTTGTAATGGCTATATAAAGCCTTTTTTCTTATTGAATGAACAAGCAAGTTTTAAGCATCTAAACAAAGAGTAATTTGATCCTAcaaattggtatcagagctccgTTAGACATTAAAACTTGAGAAAGAAAACAgcaaaagagagaagagagatgggTGATGATAAGATGAAGTTACCGCAGTTTGATGGCCACTGGGATCATTGGAGCGAAGTCATGGAGAACTTCTTCAGAGCCAAGGGACTATGGGAGGTGATTGAGACGGGGTTTGAAGAACCAGCAGCTACCACGGTCTTGACGGCAGAGCAGAGTGCGCAGCTCGAGAGTGTCAAGACGAATGATCACAAGGTGAAACATTACCTCTATCAAAGCATTGATAGGGTGACGTTTGAGCAGATCTTGGACAGAAGGTCCTCCAAGATCATATGGGATTCGATGAAGTCGAAGTTTGGTGGAAACGCTCGAGTGAAGAGGTCTCTGCTGCAGAAGCTAAGAAGAGATTTTGAGCTTCTCGAGATGAATGAAGCAGAGTGTGTAGAAGAATACTTCACTCGGGTACTGAGCGTGACTAACCAAATGAGGAGCAATGGTGAGGTGATGATGGACTCAAAGGTGGTTGAGAAAATCCTCAGGACGCTCAGTGAGAAGTTCATGTATGTTGTGGTCTCGATAGAGGAGTCGAAGGACACCGAGACCATTTCCCTTGAGGAGTTGCAGAGCTCATTGATGGTACATGAGCAAAAGTTCAAGAAGTCAGAAAAGGGTGACGATCATGTGCTAAAGGTAACACAAGGCAGAGGCACTGAGACCAGAGGAAGGGGTTCCTACGGTAGAGGCAGAAGCCGGGGACGTGGCAGAACAACATTCAGAGACAAGAGCACTGTAGAGTGTTACAAGTGTCACCGTCTTGGGCATTTCAAGAGTGAGTGCCCAAagtgggaagaagaagaagcaaactatgctgatgaggaagaagagatgTTGTTGATGGCGTACATCGAAGAGGAGACTGAAGAAGATGAGGAGATGGTGATGGTAACTCAGACAGGGGAGCAAGGAGACATGAGAAGAAAGGCCTGGTTCCTTGACTCCGGTTGCTCAAATCATATGAGTGGTGATCAAGAGTTGTTCAC is part of the Raphanus sativus cultivar WK10039 chromosome 5, ASM80110v3, whole genome shotgun sequence genome and harbors:
- the LOC108863133 gene encoding serine/threonine-protein phosphatase PP1 isozyme 9; translation: MTTMEAVMEISMVDDIIRRLLEGKGGKQVQLSEIEIRQLCVNARQIFLSQPNLLDLHAPIRICGDIHGQYQDLLRLFEYGGYPPSAHYLFLGDYVDRGKQSLETICLLLAYKIRYPSKIFLLRGNHEDAKINRIYGFYDECKRRFNVRLWKIFTDCFNCLPVAALIDDKILCMHGGLSPELENLEQIREIERPTEIPDNGLLCDLLWSDPDQKSEGWSDSDRGISFTFGADVVAEFLDKNDLDLICRGHQVVEDGYEFFAKRRLVTIFSAPNYGGEFDNAGALLSVDQSLVCSFEILKPAPSSSSNPLKKVPKMGKS
- the LOC108805070 gene encoding 60S ribosomal protein L22-2 — its product is MSRGGAAVAKGKKKGVSFSIDCSKPVDDKIMEIASLEKFLQERIKVGGKAGALGDSVTITREKNKITVTSDGQFSKRYLKYLTKKYLKKHNVRDWLRVIAANKDRNLYELRYFNIAENEGEEED